The Streptomyces sp. NBC_01275 genome has a segment encoding these proteins:
- a CDS encoding histidine phosphatase family protein, with protein sequence MTGPGAGGPLRRLVVLRHAKSAWPDGVPDHERPLAPRGRRDAPAAGRALAEDDCLPDLALCSTAVRARRTWELAAAQWGTPPPVRYDPRLYAADADELLEVVRETPDEVETLLVVGHNPGLEELVLGLAGDGLDDALDAVRLKFPTSAIAVLAWHGPAWRSLTPGTALLTSMTVPRGHRGHRGGKGGKGGKGGKGGKGGKAG encoded by the coding sequence ATGACAGGACCCGGCGCCGGGGGACCGCTGCGGCGGCTGGTCGTGCTGCGGCACGCCAAGTCCGCCTGGCCGGACGGCGTGCCCGACCACGAACGGCCGCTCGCCCCGCGCGGCCGCCGGGACGCACCCGCGGCCGGCCGTGCGCTCGCCGAGGACGACTGCCTCCCGGACCTCGCCCTGTGCTCCACCGCCGTACGCGCCCGCCGGACCTGGGAGCTGGCCGCCGCCCAGTGGGGCACCCCGCCCCCGGTGCGGTACGACCCGCGGCTGTACGCGGCCGACGCCGACGAGCTCCTGGAGGTCGTGCGGGAGACCCCGGACGAGGTCGAGACGCTGCTGGTCGTCGGGCACAACCCGGGCCTGGAGGAGCTGGTCCTCGGTCTGGCCGGGGACGGCCTCGACGACGCCCTGGACGCGGTGCGGCTGAAGTTCCCCACGTCGGCGATCGCCGTGCTGGCCTGGCACGGGCCCGCCTGGCGGTCCCTGACGCCGGGCACGGCCCTGCTGACGTCGATGACCGTGCCCAGGGGCCACAGGGGCCACAGGGGCGGGAAGGGCGGGAAGGGCGGGAAGGGCGGGAAGGGCGGGAAGGGCGGGAAGGCGGGCTGA
- a CDS encoding 4-hydroxybenzoate 3-monooxygenase, translated as MTTNSPSLHHTPVVVVGAGPAGLTVGNILRAASVDCVVLETESRAFIEQRPRAGVIEEWAVRGLQQRGLAERLLEHAHLHSACEFRFGGDRYRFSYGDLTGRHHWVYPQPLLVTDLVHEYVDIRGGDARFAVRDVELHDLDTARPSVSYLCPETGQRQVLHCDFVVGADGARGVSRAALVPAHARIARHDYGIGWLALLAEAPPSSDCVLFGVHPDGFAGHMARSPEMTRYYLQCPPGDDPENWSHDRVWSELHQRLAGGADAPALTEGRLVEKRVLDMHDYVVEPMTYGRLFLAGDSAHLVAPIAAKGMNLALHDAFLLGDALVAYLDGGDGSGLDGYSEASLRRVWDYQEFSQWLSEVYHGTSAGDPFRAGTTFARLRRLFTSPAAAAAFAEQYLGSAEHY; from the coding sequence GTGACCACCAACTCCCCCTCCCTCCACCACACTCCGGTCGTCGTCGTGGGCGCCGGTCCCGCAGGGCTCACCGTCGGCAACATCCTGCGGGCCGCGTCCGTCGACTGCGTCGTCCTGGAGACGGAGAGCCGTGCGTTCATCGAGCAGCGCCCCCGCGCAGGGGTCATCGAAGAATGGGCCGTCCGCGGCCTCCAGCAACGCGGCCTGGCCGAGCGCCTCTTGGAGCACGCCCACCTGCACAGCGCCTGCGAGTTCCGCTTCGGAGGCGACCGCTACCGCTTCTCCTACGGCGACCTGACGGGACGTCACCACTGGGTGTATCCCCAGCCGTTGCTGGTGACCGACCTCGTCCACGAGTACGTCGACATACGCGGCGGCGACGCCCGCTTCGCCGTGCGCGACGTCGAGCTGCACGACCTCGACACAGCCAGGCCGTCGGTGTCGTACCTCTGTCCCGAGACGGGGCAACGGCAGGTGCTGCACTGCGACTTCGTCGTCGGAGCCGACGGCGCGCGCGGGGTGAGCCGGGCCGCGCTGGTGCCGGCGCACGCGCGGATCGCCCGGCACGACTACGGCATCGGCTGGCTGGCGCTGCTCGCCGAGGCGCCGCCGTCCTCCGACTGCGTGCTCTTCGGCGTCCACCCCGACGGGTTCGCCGGACACATGGCCCGCAGCCCCGAGATGACCCGGTACTACCTCCAGTGCCCGCCCGGCGACGACCCGGAGAACTGGTCCCATGACCGCGTCTGGTCCGAGCTGCACCAACGCCTGGCCGGCGGCGCGGACGCCCCCGCGCTCACCGAGGGGCGGCTGGTCGAGAAGCGTGTGCTGGACATGCACGACTACGTGGTCGAGCCGATGACGTACGGGCGGCTCTTCCTGGCCGGGGACTCGGCCCATCTCGTCGCGCCCATCGCCGCGAAGGGCATGAACCTCGCCCTGCACGACGCGTTCCTGCTGGGCGACGCGCTGGTCGCCTACCTCGACGGGGGCGACGGCAGCGGGCTGGACGGATACTCGGAGGCGTCCCTGCGCCGGGTGTGGGACTACCAGGAGTTCTCGCAGTGGCTGTCGGAGGTCTACCACGGGACCTCGGCCGGCGACCCCTTCCGGGCGGGCACCACCTTCGCCCGGCTGCGCCGCCTCTTCACCTCGCCCGCCGCCGCTGCCGCCTTCGCGGAGCAGTAC
- a CDS encoding CoA-binding protein: MYGDEATIRTILTELGDTWAVVGLSTNRARAAYGVAEVLQRFGKRVVPVHPKAETVHGEQGYASLADIPFEVDVVDVFVNSELAGAVADEAVAEGAKAVWFQLGVVDEEAYDRTRAAGLEMVMDRCPAIEIPRLR, encoded by the coding sequence GTGTACGGCGACGAGGCAACGATCCGCACGATCCTCACCGAACTCGGCGACACCTGGGCCGTGGTGGGCCTGTCGACGAACCGCGCCCGCGCCGCGTACGGCGTCGCCGAGGTGCTCCAGCGCTTCGGCAAGCGGGTCGTCCCCGTCCATCCGAAGGCCGAGACGGTGCACGGGGAGCAGGGCTACGCCTCGCTCGCCGACATCCCCTTCGAGGTGGACGTCGTCGACGTCTTCGTCAACAGCGAGCTGGCGGGCGCGGTCGCCGACGAGGCGGTCGCCGAGGGCGCGAAGGCGGTGTGGTTCCAGCTCGGCGTCGTCGACGAGGAGGCCTACGACCGTACGCGCGCCGCCGGTCTGGAGATGGTGATGGACCGCTGCCCGGCGATCGAGATCCCCCGGCTGCGCTGA
- a CDS encoding formylglycine-generating enzyme family protein, with amino-acid sequence MCEEPPTPASPSPARCCMPSGGGSGAPRDLPSPPPVGPASDGDGMVELPGGEFLMGAEDAEGFPADGEGPVRAVRVGPFRMDVHAVANARFAEFVADTGYVTDAERLGWSYVFAGFLPGPLRRDSPRPERTPWWCAVSGATWQRPEGPGSSLAERDDHPVVHVSWHDAAAYAAWAGRRLPTEAEWEYAARGGLEQRRYPWGDELNPGGEYRCNIWRGTFPTKNTAADGYRGTAPVDAFAPNGFGLHNMSGNVWEWCADAWSVDAGRADARSAGSVEQVIRGGSYLCHASYCNRYRVAARSANTPDSSSGHTGFRCAQDS; translated from the coding sequence ATGTGTGAGGAACCGCCGACGCCCGCGTCCCCGTCGCCCGCCCGCTGCTGCATGCCCTCGGGCGGCGGGTCAGGGGCGCCACGGGACCTGCCCAGCCCGCCGCCGGTCGGTCCCGCCTCCGACGGCGACGGCATGGTGGAGCTGCCCGGCGGTGAGTTCCTGATGGGCGCGGAGGACGCGGAGGGCTTCCCGGCGGACGGGGAGGGTCCCGTGCGGGCGGTGCGGGTCGGCCCGTTCCGCATGGACGTCCACGCCGTCGCCAACGCCCGGTTCGCGGAGTTCGTCGCGGACACCGGGTACGTCACGGACGCCGAGCGCCTGGGGTGGTCGTACGTCTTCGCCGGGTTCCTGCCGGGCCCGCTGCGCCGGGACTCCCCGCGGCCCGAGCGGACCCCGTGGTGGTGCGCCGTCTCCGGCGCGACCTGGCAGCGGCCCGAGGGGCCCGGCAGCAGCCTGGCGGAACGGGACGACCATCCGGTGGTGCACGTCTCCTGGCACGACGCGGCCGCCTACGCCGCCTGGGCGGGCAGACGGCTGCCCACCGAGGCCGAGTGGGAGTACGCGGCGCGCGGCGGTCTGGAGCAGCGGCGCTATCCGTGGGGCGACGAACTGAATCCGGGCGGGGAGTACCGCTGCAACATCTGGCGCGGCACTTTTCCCACGAAGAACACCGCCGCCGACGGCTATCGCGGCACCGCTCCCGTCGACGCCTTCGCACCCAACGGATTCGGCCTTCACAACATGTCGGGAAACGTCTGGGAGTGGTGTGCCGATGCATGGAGTGTGGATGCAGGGCGTGCGGACGCACGGTCCGCGGGCAGCGTCGAGCAGGTGATCCGGGGCGGCTCCTACCTCTGCCACGCCTCCTACTGCAACCGCTACCGCGTGGCCGCCCGCAGCGCCAACACCCCTGACAGCTCCAGCGGACACACCGGTTTCCGGTGCGCCCAGGACAGCTGA